A single genomic interval of Spinacia oleracea cultivar Varoflay chromosome 6, BTI_SOV_V1, whole genome shotgun sequence harbors:
- the LOC110785060 gene encoding uncharacterized protein, translating to MGGRREAEELSNSLGGLSDSEYSSQDSADDEWCSEAGSETKLQCRSVVLKACWKDETGMAEVMNHKGNLWKTIGINRNGKMYLSIEETLFLIQIGALLLVDDKDTTFTLSEVYPKVAEEKSGCSWEGFKIYQHLKSLGYIVGRVGIPWSQKSTKNCTMVHEDTSETDNVTQIIFSRTSIVQPLNNLSLNEANPLSEDELPNKFKKTFPEESKFVVHLPVYEVYLPNSQFKKTCPGDPDFVVYPTSGHPPSVFDIKELERQSNGLPIKVGHVDEGRVSLFSFDKVELPVLA from the exons ATGGGAGGTAGACGGGAGGCAGAAGAGTTGTCGAACTCTTTAGGGGGACTGAGTGATTCAGAGTACTCTTCCCAGGATTCTGCGGATGACGAATGGTGCAGTGAAGCAGGTTCCGAAACCAAATTGCAGTGCAG GAGTGTTGTCTTGAAGGCTTGTTGGAAAGATGAAACGGGTATGGCTGAGGTTATGAATCACAAGGGCAATTTGTGGAAAACGATAGGGATTAATCGTAATGGCAAGATGTATCTCTCAATTGAAGAAACACT GTTTTTAATACAAATAGGGGCGTTGCTTCTTGTTGATGATAAGGATACTACATTTACTTTAAGTGAGGTCTATCCAAAAGTTGCAGAAGAAAAGAGTGGTTGCAGTTGGGAAGGTTTTAAGATCTATCAGCATCTTAAGTCTCTTGGCTACATTGTTGGGAGAGTTGGAATTCCGTGGAGCCAGAAGAGTACAAAGAATTGCACAATGGTTCATGAGGATACATCTGAGACTGATAACGTAACACAAATTATATTCTCTAGGACTTCCATTGTTCAGCCGTTGAACAATTTATCACTTAATGAAGCAAATCCTTTATCTGAAGATGAACTTCCAAATAAGTTTAAGAAGACATTTCCTGAAGAATCGAAATTTGTTGTCCATTTACCTGTTTATGAAGTTTATCTTCCAAACAGCCAGTTCAAGAAGACATGTCCTGGGGATCCAGACTTTGTTGTCTATCCAACCAG CGGGCATCCACCTTCAGTGTTTGATATCAAAGAGCTGGAAAGACAAAGCAATGGCCTTCCTATAAAAGTTGGTCATGTAGATGAAGGACGAGTCAGTTTGTTCTCTTTTGACAAAGTGGAGCTTCCTGTCCTAGCATGA
- the LOC110785063 gene encoding fructose-bisphosphate aldolase-lysine N-methyltransferase, chloroplastic, which yields MATLFTLIPSSNSTFLNPFKTTQHSKLHFATPSPTFKNPLSIRCFRPPETDTPPEIQKFWGWLSDKGIISPKCPVKPGIVPEGLGLVAQKDLSRNEVVLEVPQKFWINPDTVAASEIGSVCNGLKPWVSVALFLMREKKLGNSSSWKPYIDILPDSTNSTIYWSEEELSELQGSQLLNTTLGVKELVANEFAKLEEEVLVPHKQLFPFDVTQDDFFWAFGMLRSRAFTRLEGQSLVLIPLADLANHSPDITAPKYAWEIRGAGLFSRELVFSLRNPTPVKAGDQVLIQYDLNKSNAELALDYGLTESRSERNAYTLTLEIPESDSFYGDKVDIAESNGMGESAYFDIVLEQPLPANMLPYLRLVALGGEDAFLLESIFRNSIWGHLDLPISPANEELICQVIRDACTSALSGYSSTIAEDEKLLAQGDIDPRLEIAITIRLGEKKVLQQIDEEFKEREMELGGYEYYQERRLKDLGLAGAQGEKLPWIGEV from the exons ATGGCAACTTTATTCACTCTCATCCCCTCATCAAACTCTACCTTTCTCAACCCTTTCAAAACCACCCAACACTCCAAACTTCATTTCGCAACCCCATCTCCCACCTTCAAAAACCCGCTCTCAATCAGATGTTTCCGGCCACCGGAAACCGATACACCACCGGAAATCCAGAAATTCTGGGGTTGGCTTTCCGACAAAGGAATTATCTCACCAAAATGCCCTGTAAAACCAGGTATTGTCCCAGAAGGATTAGGACTAGTAGCCCAAAAAGATTTATCCAGAAACGAGGTCGTTTTGGAGGTGCCCCAGAAGTTTTGGATAAACCCAGATACAGTTGCAGCTTCAGAGATTGGGTCAGTTTGTAATGGTCTTAAGCCTTGGGTTTCTGTGGCTTTGTTtctgatgagagagaaaaaattGGGGAATTCTTCATCTTGGAAACCTTACATTGATATTTTGCCTGATTCTACTAATTCAACGATTTATTG GTCAGAAGAGGAACTCTCTGAGCTTCAAG GTAGTCAGTTGCTGAACACAACATTGGGTGTGAAGGAGTTAGTAGCAAATGAGTTTGCAAAACTGGAGGAAGAAGTACTAGTTCCCCACAAGCAACTATTCCCTTTTGATGTAACTCAAGATGACTTCTTTTGGGCATTTGGAATGCTAAGATCAAGAGCATTTACTCGTCTTGAGGGCCAAAGTCTTGTTCTAATCCCCTTGGCCGATTTG GCTAACCACAGTCCTGATATAACAGCACCGAAGTATGCTTGGGAAATCAGAGGAGCTGGTCTATTCTCTAGAGAACTTGTATTTTCACTGAGGAATCCAACCCCAGTTAAGGCTGGTGACCAG GTTCTGATCCAATACGATTTGAACAAGAGCAATGCGGAATTAGCCTTAGATTATGGGTTGACGGAATCCAGATCAGAACGAAACGCATACACCCTAACACTGGAAATACCTGAATCAGATTCCTTTTACGGGGACAAGGTAGACATAGCTGAGTCAAATGGGATGGGGGAAAGTGCCTACTttgatattgttttagaacagCCACTTCCTGCAAATATGCTACCATATTTAAGGCTTGTTGCACTTGGTGGAGAAGATGCTTTTCTGTTGGAGTCTATATTCAGGAATTCTATATGGGGACATCTTGATCTTCCTATTAGCCCTGCCAATGAGGAGCTCATATGCCAAGTGATTCGTGATGCTTGTACATCTGCTCTTTCTGGTTACAGTAGTACCATTGCAGAG GATGAGAAGCTGTTAGCACAAGGTGATATAGATCCGAGGCTTGAGATTGCTATAACTATAAGGTTAGGGGAAAAGAAGGTGTTGCAACAGATTGATGAGGAATTCAAAGAAAGAGAGATGGAATTGGGTGGTTACGAATACTACCAAGAACGGAGgcttaaggatcttggattggCCGGTGCACAGGGAGAGAAACTCCCCTGGATAGGAGAGGTCTAA
- the LOC110785061 gene encoding kxDL motif-containing protein LO9-177, which produces MEVSERTAIKAASKEVSHEVKTLMNTEAIDSLKQTQHLILGRLQDSNAVLSHFNEYSENCYADVMAEFSKNTRLLKSMKTDLDYIFVKLRNIKSKIFATYPDAFPNESVDTRPDLELEVPRDHVSPTESHQPPSV; this is translated from the coding sequence ATGGAAGTATCAGAGAGGACAGCGATAAAGGCTGCATCTAAGGAGGTTTCTCATGAAGTGAAAACTCTGATGAATACGGAGGCTATAGATTCACTAAAGCAAACACAACACCTGATATTAGGAAGGTTGCAAGACAGCAATGCAGTGCTTTCACATTTCAATGAATACTCAGAGAATTGCTATGCAGATGTCATGGCAGAGTTTTCAAAAAATACACGTCTTTTGAAATCAATGAAGACTGACCTTGACTACATATTTGTCAAGTTGAGAAACATCAAGTCCAAGATTTTCGCCACTTATCCTGATGCGTTTCCAAATGAATCCGTTGACACCAGACCAGACCTTGAGCTTGAGGTACCGCGAGATCATGTTAGTCCGACAGAATCCCATCAACCACCATCTGTATAA
- the LOC110785064 gene encoding uncharacterized protein produces MAEEAITVIEVVDLDVLLTTLANDQPPVAQKIVRLLLPSYFPAKVKIEEACTRTITLIERSPLAGARFCEFLSSEGASSKSLTELVRVLTDIILASDRLDADHIKGIFIALDHLCRNLANESFRRDPLKDLFSGEKLKGLLAAAVFGNAQSSLFDIISIVSPVAETGLPEKCLAAVSNCHSLSDNEEKQAEVRSAHKLVISYKWFDHMFEAMSRLLQDTAIKCNEYSSIEIPRDITPSAKRKKSKLSRETGQGKHVNRKGPSEFKNSYRNSVGIAWQIKDLLASEISRKAMFKSKHLKVVIVSLKVISQISVGHSMCYDFMDPLLVDALYGSFSAHDCSTH; encoded by the exons ATGGCGGAGGAAGCCATTACTGTCATAGAG GTGGTCGATTTGGATGTTCTACTGACTACTCTTGCAAATGATCAACCACCTGTTGCTCAAAAAATTGTACGTCTGCTCTTACCATCATACTTCCCAGCAAAGGTCAAAATAGAAGAGGCATGCACTCGCACTATCACACTAATTGAAAGGTCTCCTCTGGCTGGTGCAAGATTTTGTGAATTTCTTTCGTCAGAAGGAGCATCTTCAAAGTCTCTAACAGAACTAGTCAGAGTTCTTACTGATATAATCCTTGCATCTGATAGACTTGATGCAGATCATATCAAGGGAATATTTATTGCATTAGACCATCTTTGCAGGAATCTAGCAAATGAGTCATTTCGTAGAGACCCACTCAAGGACTTATTTTCAGGTGAAAAACTCAAGGGTTTGTTGGCTGCTGCAGTGTTTGGGAATGCTCAATCGTCTTTGTTTGATATTATTTCTATTGTCTCTCCGGTTGCTGAAACGGGACTACCCGAAAAATGCTTAGCTGCAGTCTCAAATTGTCACAGTTTGTCTGATAATGAAGAAAAGCAAGCTGAAGTGCGGTCTGCACACAAACTGGTTATATCCTACAAATGGTTTGACCATATGTTCGAGGCCATGTCAAGGCTCCTGCAAGACACTGCTATCAAGTGTAATGAATACTCCAGCATTGAAATACCCAGGGACATAACACCGTCTGCAAAGAGGAAGAAAAGCAAACTCTCTAGAGAAACAGGACAAGGCAAACATGTCAATAGAAAAGGACCATCAGAATTCAAGAATAGTTACCGAAATTCTGTAGGAATAGCATGGCAAATAAAAGATCTATTGGCTTCAGAGATTAGCCGAAAAGCGATGTTCAAATCCAAGCACTTAAAAGTGGTGATTGTTTCCTTAAAGGTCATATCTCAAATAAGTGTGGGACATAGTATGTGTTATGATTTTATGGACCCATTGTTGGTGGATGCTTTATATGGCTCTTTCTCTGCACATGACTGTTCAACACATTAG
- the LOC110785062 gene encoding rhamnogalacturonan I rhamnosyltransferase 1, with the protein MEVRSDGLQQVRYDKVPVGPMFERTRLKVWFIRVCSSILLWTCLVQLVAFGELWNPHFFAGFSHRFSYIATISPNVPPPPPLLPIRNYTSNGFLRVTCNGGLNQMRAAICDMVTVARFLNLTLVVPELDKTSFWADTSDFEDIFDVKHFIDSLRDEVRIIRRLPKKYNRKYGFQPLVMQPISWSNEKYYFEQVLPLFEKHKVLHFNKTDARLANNGLPLEFQRLRCRVNFQALKFTPKIEALGQKLIHLLQAKGPFVALHLRYEMDMLAFSGCNHGCTKEEAEELKQMRYAYPWWRDKEINSEEKRSQGLCPLTPEETALILQALRFDKNVQIYIASGEIYGSERRLAALRAAFPNTIKKDMLLDPDDLRQFRNHSSQMAALDFLVSVASNIFVPTYDGNMARLVEGHRRYLGFKKSILLYRKRVTGLVDLHLNGTLSWENFVDAVTEAHVNRSGQPILRKVIPDKPKEEDYFYANPQECLCQDLNCNAATNTSVLH; encoded by the exons ATGGAGGTTAGATCGGACGGTTTGCAGCAGGTGAGGTATGATAAGGTTCCGGTGGGGCCGATGTTTGAGAGAACTAGGTTAAAAGTTTGGTTTATTAGGGTTTGTTCCAGCATATTGTTGTGGACTTGTTTGGTTCAGCTTGTTGCCTTTGGTGAGCTATGGAATCCTCATTTCTTCGCTGGTTTCTCACATAGATTTTCATATATTGCTACTATTTCGCCGAATGTTCCTCCTCCACCACCTCTCTTACCTATAA GAAACTACACAAGTAATGGTTTTTTAAGAGTGACATGTAATGGAGGCTTGAACCAAATGCGTGCTGCG ATATGTGACATGGTGACAGTTGCTCGGTTCTTAAATCTCACTTTGGTTGTCCCAGAGCTTGATAAGACATCCTTCTGGGCAGATACAAG TGATTTCGAAGACATCTTTGATGTGAAACATTTCATTGATTCCCTTAGGGACGAGGTTCGGATCATCAGGAGGTTACCAAAGAAATATAATAGGAAGTATGGATTCCAGCCGCTGGTTATGCAACCGATTAGCTGGTCCAacgaaaaatactattttgaaCAG GTTCTGCCTCTTTTTGAGAAGCATAAAGTCCTACATTTTAACAAAACAGACGCACGTTTAGCAAACAATGGACTTCCTCTTGAATTTCAGAGACTCAGGTGCCGTGTTAATTTTCAAGCCCTGAAATTCACTCCTAAGATTGAGGCTCTGGGACAAAAATTGATCCATCTGCTTCAAGCAAAGGGGCCTTTCGTTGCTTTGCATCTGAGATATGAGATGGACATGCTGGCTTTCTCTGGTTGTAACCATGGCTGCACTAAAGAGGAAGCTGAGGAGCTTAAGCAAATGAG GTATGCATACCCGTGGTGGAGGGATAAGGAGATCAATTCCGAGGAGAAGAGATCCCAAGGTTTATGTCCTCTTACACCAGAGGAGACTGCTTTAATTCTACAGGCGTTAAGATTTGATAAGAACGTCCAGATATATATTGCCTCTGGAGAAATTTATGGTAGTGAAAGAAGACTTGCAGCTTTAAGGGCTGCATTTCCTAATACG ATTAAGAAGGATATGCTGCTTGATCCAGATGATTTACGGCAGTTCCGGAATCATTCTTCTCAAATGGCAGCCTTAGATTTTTTAGTTTCAGTAGCCAGTAATATTTTTGTTCCTACGTATGATGGAAACATGGCACGGCTAGTTGAAGGTCATCGCAG GTATCTCGGATTCAAGAAAAGCATTTTATTGTATAGGAAGAGGGTAACTGGATTGGTTGATTTACATCTGAATGGGACACTATCATGGGAAAATTTTGTTGATGCTGTTACTGAGGCGCATGTAAACAGATCAGGACAACCCATATTGAGGAAAGTTATTCCTGATAAACCAAAAGAGGAGGATTATTTTTATGCTAATCCCCAGGAGTGCCTGTGCCAAGATTTGAATTGCAACGCAGCTACTAACACCAGTGTTTTACATTGA
- the LOC130459066 gene encoding uncharacterized protein — MGAGLSSSSENPSATTITLNMSTSPPNPQNPDPKSSENPNPDPKIPESQYPEISNETVNPDEKSRNINGEERENGGEGEEEEEGECGFCLFMKAGGCKDEFIAWEKCVEDSEKNQEDIVEKCFDVTGNLKKCMIAHSDYYEPLLKAEKAAEEEVKQEMEREAAEEETAEVEVTQEG; from the coding sequence ATGGGAGCAGGTTTATCATCATCATCTGAAAACCCTAGCGCCACAACTATCACTTTAAACATGTCCACATCTCCCCCAAACCCGCAAAACCCAGATCCCAAATCTTCTGAAAATCCAAACCCAGATCCCAAAATCCCCGAATCACAATACCCAGAAATCTCCAATGAAACCGTCAACCCAGATGAAAAGAGTCGGAATATCAAcggcgaggagagagaaaatggcggagaaggagaagaagaggaagaagggGAGTGTGGGTTCTGCTTGTTCATGAAAGCGGGAGGTTGCAAGGATGAGTTTATAGCTTGGGAAAAGTGTGTGGAAGATTCGGAGAAGAATCAGGAAGATATTGTTGAGAAATGCTTTGACGTTACTGGAAATTTGAAGAAGTGTATGATTGCTCATTCGGATTATTATGAACCCCTTTTAAAGGCGGAGaaagctgctgaggaggaggtTAAGCAAGAAATGGAGCGCGAGGCAGCGGAGGAGGAGACAGCAGAAGTTGAAGTTACACAGGAGGGTTAG